A window from Dysidea avara chromosome 2, odDysAvar1.4, whole genome shotgun sequence encodes these proteins:
- the LOC136246337 gene encoding uncharacterized protein has protein sequence MPKLKRSTSSLRASQAKRRKRIQRQDRNKRWQAQLRDTAARREARLDPVTRNEEQLRDTAARREARLDPVTRSEEQQRDTAARSEARLDPVTRSEEQQRDAAARRDARLEPTTRREERQHDQPQHQLARADPLYRAQEQQMENTERHQPFLLHLYEGTDSDGKHFLNNIRKYNCAFQMTGFGCNEIAFPGFNPSFKIQGQVYHRIGSMVPSTGESPKFCQIYFIDNQESQVATRCQIVDGLRPDIVSGINHLLYHDNHYVQLFKVAKEIFDQQDEPINIKIVINETKRPTGEHSRRYNSPMCDEVGVLMPNENSNNRDIVLHYRDGGLHSISELHRGYDPLQYPLIFSHGTDGWHINLKLANNKKLTALVYYRYHIMVRQNVSVLLRAKRLFQQFLVDAYCKIETERLQFLRREQKALRADCYQDLRDAIIDGDGDPSNVGCRIILPSTFTGGPRYMHERQQDAMTYVRKYGHPDLFITMTCNPNWPGIKNSLLPGQEPKDRPDLVARVFRLKIKKMLEMLKTDMIFGKPRAWLYSVEWQKRGLPHAHFLVWLIPEYKITPDKIDDIVCAEIPDLAIDPDLHQIVMSNMVHGPCGSINPTSPCMEHGHCSKKYPKPFISETQQGTDSYPMYRRRNPEDGGQVSTITMNVRGSRCTQDIDNRWVVPYNKFLLRALNCHCNVELCMSINSIKYVLKYVHKGCDQATFALRSNQVDEISEYQNARYISSHEAAWRILEFPIHERFPTVQQLAVHLENGQRVYFTEDTARGQASGDPPKTTLTEFFTLCQVDNFAKTLLYVDVPKYYTWNNKSWHRRKQGTHVAGYPGVKQAQALGRVYTISPRQGECFYLRLLLHNVKGPQSFADLRTVDGDLCSSFHEACLKLDLLEDDNQYHLAMEEAAVSNSPASLRTLFAVILAWCEPSNPLEIYDNHKEAMAEDFLYHQRTLHRDEHLEFNDDIFNLALNDLQEKVISMGSRQLSEYGLPQPQRVDNDRFARVYRREIDYDQGEQQAYVDHNTALLTADQREVYECFCSMVDRNEGGMLFLDAPGGTGKTFLINLILAKLRSEGKIALATASSGIAATLLTGGRTLHSTFKIPLDLNAMDIPMCSIKRGTALCKVIQEAKAIVVDEAPMTNRCAFEAMDRTLRDLTGNCQPMGGICMLLCGDFRQILPVIQRGTRGNIVDACLKKSQLWDSVVVKHLHTNMRVYLCGDQAAGQFADQLLAIGDGKFPTEDDTLDVVQLPETMGTFVHDIDELVSRVYPGLLSNFTNIAWLSERCILAPLNKTTRTINTTLVEKLPGECIQYKSLDSVPDESQAVEFPTEFLNSLEVSGLPPHLLSLKVGAPIIILRSLDPPQVTNGTRCVITKLSANSIEAKISYGFLGGNLVNASIRLTAERHLLIFQRLLLLTKKKKDPFILEVLIYSQLNVASEYLLSITK, from the exons ATGCCAAAGCTCAAGCGATCAACTTCTTCACTCCGCGCGTCTCAGGCAAAGAGACGCAAACGAATTCAACGACAAGACAGGAATAAACGATGGCAAGCACAACTACGAGACACAGCTGCCCGAAGAGAAGCCCGTCTAGACCCGGTAACAAGAAATGAAGAACAACTACGAGACACAGCTGCTCGAAGAGAAGCCCGTCTAGATCCGGTAACGAGAAGTGAAGAACAGCAACGAGACACAGCTGCTCGAAGTGAAGCTCGTCTAGACCCGGTAACGAGAAGCGAAGAACAGCAAAGAGATGCAGCTGCTCGAAGAGATGCCCGCCTAGAGCCAACTACAAGGAGGGAGGAGCGACAGCACGACCAACCACAGCACCAGCTGGCAAGAGCTGATCCACTATACCGTGCACAAGAGCAGCAGATGGAGAACACAGAAAGACATCAG CCGTTCTTACTGCACCTGTATGAGGGTACAGATAGTgatggtaaacattttctaaACAACATACGTAAATATAATTGTGCATTCCAAATGACCGGCTTTGGTTGTAATGAGATAGCTTTCCCTGGCTTCAACCCCTCCTTTAAAATACAGGGTCAGGTATACCATCGTATTGGTAGCATGGTTCCCTCAACAGGTGAGTCCCCAAAATTTTGTCAAATTTATTTCATTGACAATCAGGAATCTCAAGTGGCCACTAGGTGTCAaatagttgatgggttaaggcCAGACATTGTTAGTGGTATTAATCACTTATTGTATCATGACAACCACTATGTACAGCTTTTTAAAGTggctaaagaaatatttgaccAGCAGGATGAGCCAATAAATATTAAAATTGttatcaatgaaacaaagagaCCTACAGGTGAGCACTCCAGGAGGTACAATAGTCCCATGTGTGATGAGGTAGGTGTGTTGATGCCTAATGAAAATTCAAACAATAGAGACATAGTGTTACACTACAGGGATGGTGGCTTGCATAGTATTTCAGAACTGCACAGGGGCTATGATCCACTGcagtacccactgattttctcTCATGGTACTGATGGATGGCACATTAACCTAAAACTAGCTAATAACAAAAAATTAACGGCTTTAGTGTATTAccgctaccacatcatggtAAGGCAAAATGTATCTGTGTTGCTTAGGGCTAAGCGACTATTCCAACAGTTCTTGGTAGATGCCTACTGTAAAATTGAAACTGAACGGTTACAATTTCTGAGACGTGAGCAGAAGGCACTCCGTGCTGACTGTTATCAGGATCTACGAGATGCAATCATAGATGGGGATGGGGACCCTAGCAATGTAGGTTGTAGGATTATCCTTCCATCGACATTCACAGGTGGGCCACGCTACATGCATGAGCGCCAACAAGATGCCATGACTTACGTTAGGAAATATGGTCACCCTGATTTGTTTATAACCATGACATGTAATCCCAATTGGCCTGGAATTAAAAATAGTTTGCTTCCAGGTCAGGAGCCCAAGGATCGTCCAGACTTAGTGGCTCGAGTGTTTAGACTAAAGATTAAGAAAATGTTAGAAATGTTAAAAACCGATATGATTTTTGGAAAACCACGGGCTTGGCTGTACTCAGTAGAATGGCAAAAGCGTGGTCTACCACATGCTCATTTCTTGGTGTGGTTAATTCCAGAATACAAGATAACACCTGATAAGATTGATGACATCGTATGTGCTGAAATCCCTGACCTGGCTATTGACCCTGACTTGCACCAGATTGTAATGTCCAACATGGTGCATGGACCCTGTGGTAGCATCAATCCTACGTCTCCTTGCATGGAACATGGCCACTGTAGTAAGAAATACCCAAAACCATTCATATCTGAGACCCAACAAGGTACTGATAGCTACCCAATGTACAGGAGGAGAAATCCTGAAGATGGTGGACAGGTAAGTACCATCACCATGAATGTACGAGGCAGTCGCTGTACTCAGGACATTGACAACAGGTGGGTAGTGCCGTACAACAAGTTTTTGTTGCGAGCTTTAAACTGCCACTGCAATGTTGAATTGTGCATGTCCATCAATTCCATCAAGTACGTACTCAAGTATGTACACAAAGGTTGTGACCAGGCAACATTTGCTCTGCGCTCAAATCAGGTGGATGAGATCTCCGAGTATCAGAATGCTCGCTACATCAGCAGCCACGAAGCTGCCTGGAGGATACTGGAGTTCCCCATCCATGAGAGGTTCCCTACTGTACAGCAACTTGCTGTTCATTTAGAAAATGGCCAGCGAGTTTACTTCACTGAAGACACCGCGAGGGGCCAAGCTTCGGGAGACCCTCCAAAGACCACTTTGACTGAATTTTTCACATTATGTCAAGTTGACAACTTTGCCAAgacattgttgtatgttgatGTTCCAAAGTACTACACATGGAACAACAAGTCTTGGCACAGGAGAAAACAGGGAACACATGTGGCTGGATATCCTGGTGTTAAGCAAGCTCAAGCCTTAGGTAGGGTCTACACCATCAGCCCACGTCAAGGAGAATGCTTTTATCTACGTTTGTTGTTACATAATGTTAAGGGTCCGCAGTCATTTGCTGATCTGAGGACTGTTGATGGTGATCTCTGTAGTTCCTTCCATGAGGCATGCCTCAAGTTGGATCTTCTTGAAGATGACAATCAGTATCACTTGGCTATGGAGGAGGCGGCAGTCAGCAACTCACCAGCAAGTCTTCGCACCCTCTTTGCAGTGATACTGGCCTGGTGTGAACCATCCAACCCACTGGAGATATATGACAACCACAAGGAAGCAATGGCAGAAGATTTCTTATATCACCAACGTACCCTACACAGAGATGAACACCTGGAGTTTAATGATGACATTTTCAACTTGGCACTCAATGACTTGCAGGAGAAAGTCATTTCCATGGGAAGTAGGCAGCTGTCTGAGTATGGCCTACCTCAGCCACAAAGAGTGGACAATGATAGGTTTGCAAGAGTGTACCGCAGGGAAATAGACTATGACCAAGGGGAACAGCAAGCATACGTAGATCATAATACAGCTTTGCTTACAGCAGACCAGCGTGAAGTGTATGAGTGTTTTTGTTCCATGGTGGATAGGAATGAGGGAGGTATGCTTTTCTTGGATGCTCCAGGTGGAACAGGTAAGACTTTCTTAATCAACCTTATTCTTGCCAAACTTAGATCTGAAGGTAAAATAGCATTAGCCACTGCATCTAGCGGAATAGCTGCCACACTGTTAACTGGAGGTCGCACCTTACATAGTACCTTCAAAATTCCACTTGACTTGAATGCAATGGATATCCCGATGTGTAGCATTAAGAGAGGAACTGCACTCTGCAAAGTCATCCAGGAAGCCAAAGCCATTGTTGTAGATGAGGCTCCAATGACTAACAGATGTGCATTTGAGGCTATGGACCGCACTCTTAGGGATCTGACAGGTAACTGCCAACCAATGGGAGGAATCTGTATGTTGTTGTGTGGTGACTTCAGACAAATCCTCCCAGTTATTCAACGTGGCACCAGAGGTAACATAGTGGATGCCTGTCTGAAGAAGTCACAACTGTGGGACAGTGTGGTTGTTAAACATCTACACACTAACATGAGAGTGTACCTTTGTGGGGACCAAGCAGCTGGACAATTTGCTGACCAGTTGTTAGCCATTGGAGATGGCAAGTTCCCTACTGAGGATGATACTCTTGATGTTGTCCAGCTACCTGAGACCATGGGTACCTTTGTACACGACATCGATGAGTTGGTGTCCAGAGTTTATCCTGGCTTGCTCTCCAACTTCACAAACATCGCTTGGTTATCGGAGCGTTGCATTTTGGCTCCTCTTAATAAAACTACCCGCACCATCAACACAACTCTGGTGGAGAAATTGCCTGGTGAGTGCATCCAGTACAAGTCCTTGGACTCTGTGCCAGATGAATCCCAGGCAGTTGAGTTTCCAACAGAGTTTTTAAATTCTTTAGAAGTCTCAGGATTACCTCCACACTTACTTTCATTGAAAGTTGGTGCACCAATTATAATTTTACGTTCCTTGGACCCCCCACAAGTCACCAATGGTACTAGGTGCGTGATCACTAAACTTTCTGCCAACAGTATAGAAGCCAAAATTTCCTACG GGTTTCTCGGTGGTAACCTAGTCAATGCTAGTATCAGATTGACAGCAGAAAGACACTTACTCATCTTTCAGAGGTTACTGTTACTGACCAAGAAGAAGAAAGATCCCTTT ATATTAGAAGTGTTAATATATAGTCAACTGAATGTCGCTAGTGAATATCTACTAAGTATTACTAAGTGA